A genomic window from Candidatus Pelagisphaera phototrophica includes:
- the yaaA gene encoding peroxide stress protein YaaA: MLTIISPAKTLDFDSPCTCSDFTRPNFLSQSRELVSMLKAKPASEIKSLMSLSDPLATLNTKRYKQWKAPLKLSKTARQAAYAFMGDVYQGLSFASLSSGEQDYAQQHLRILSGLYGILRPLDLIAPHRLEMGTSLTNRKGRSLYAFWGDTQTRFINREASQTHSKVLLNLASDEYFKSIKPKDLKLSVVTPRFLDSNDGASYKVISFYAKRARGLMTRWAIQNRVQDSESLQDFNEVGYRFDKARSEENRPTFIRSHN, encoded by the coding sequence ATGCTTACTATAATTTCACCTGCCAAAACGCTCGACTTTGATTCCCCCTGCACGTGCAGCGACTTCACCCGTCCCAATTTCCTGTCACAATCCCGTGAGTTGGTCTCCATGCTGAAAGCAAAACCGGCCTCTGAAATTAAGAGTTTGATGTCTCTAAGCGACCCCCTCGCCACCTTGAATACGAAGCGATACAAGCAGTGGAAGGCTCCGTTAAAACTGAGCAAAACCGCCCGCCAAGCGGCCTACGCCTTCATGGGCGACGTCTACCAAGGCTTGAGTTTCGCGTCCTTAAGTTCTGGAGAGCAGGACTACGCCCAGCAGCATCTACGCATCCTGTCAGGTCTTTACGGCATCCTACGACCCCTCGATTTGATCGCCCCTCATCGCCTCGAAATGGGCACTTCCCTCACGAATCGGAAGGGTCGCTCTCTCTATGCGTTCTGGGGTGATACGCAGACTCGATTCATTAATCGGGAGGCTAGCCAAACCCACTCCAAGGTACTTCTCAATTTAGCATCCGACGAGTACTTTAAGTCAATAAAGCCTAAGGATCTCAAACTGTCGGTAGTCACCCCACGGTTTCTGGATTCAAACGACGGAGCGTCCTATAAAGTTATTAGTTTCTACGCAAAACGCGCCCGAGGTCTCATGACTCGTTGGGCCATTCAGAATCGCGTTCAGGATTCGGAATCCCTGCAGGATTTCAACGAAGTTGGCTACCGCTTCGACAAGGCCCGTTCCGAGGAAAACCGACCCACTTTCATTCGGTCACACAACTAG
- a CDS encoding UDP-3-O-acyl-N-acetylglucosamine deacetylase has protein sequence MARDFDFGRILDGNNDALERSYQRFSGLPVDQDWSNDSAGPSHDHPLTIANPVAVSAPGTFAKDEIRTLKLEPTDKPGWWFDREDLPDSGPIKVSVRNVWTTGKVVSNIVLRSGSAHNYARLVEHIIALKAGMDVDNLMIRMKSGDPPLFNAGSEDLVTALKKVGRAECPGEVKYLTVKETVTIGTPHEGFTTISPCQSGDRTLRVDCARDFPNAIGQQRICFVLNDRSFDHGSTARTNATWRQMMLIRTFGKIFADVRNIGYNKRNILVAGKWGYVNEPTHQFEGKSLEAAWHRAILDLVAALALIEEGRFVGNITDFKGNHFADVELVKLLYANDLLVEV, from the coding sequence ATGGCCCGAGACTTCGATTTTGGAAGAATTTTGGATGGCAACAATGATGCCTTGGAACGGTCGTACCAAAGATTCAGTGGGCTGCCGGTCGACCAAGACTGGAGTAACGATTCTGCCGGACCGTCACATGACCATCCCTTGACGATTGCAAACCCTGTTGCGGTAAGCGCGCCGGGAACCTTTGCGAAAGATGAGATACGGACCCTGAAACTTGAGCCTACCGATAAACCCGGATGGTGGTTTGACCGAGAAGATCTTCCGGATTCGGGTCCCATCAAGGTTTCGGTCCGAAACGTTTGGACGACGGGCAAGGTCGTGAGTAATATTGTCCTCCGTTCGGGGTCGGCGCATAATTACGCCAGGCTGGTGGAGCACATCATCGCTTTGAAGGCAGGGATGGACGTGGACAACTTGATGATCCGCATGAAGTCCGGAGATCCGCCCCTGTTTAATGCGGGAAGTGAAGACTTAGTTACTGCGTTGAAAAAAGTGGGACGCGCGGAGTGTCCCGGAGAAGTTAAGTACCTAACGGTTAAAGAAACGGTTACGATTGGCACTCCCCACGAGGGATTTACGACGATTTCGCCCTGTCAGTCGGGTGACCGGACTTTGAGAGTCGACTGTGCTCGCGATTTTCCCAACGCGATCGGGCAGCAGCGTATCTGTTTCGTGCTAAATGACCGCTCGTTCGATCATGGTTCAACGGCCCGTACCAACGCGACCTGGAGGCAAATGATGCTCATTCGAACCTTTGGGAAGATCTTTGCCGATGTACGAAATATTGGATACAACAAGAGGAATATTCTCGTTGCAGGGAAGTGGGGCTACGTGAACGAGCCCACTCATCAATTCGAAGGCAAGTCGCTTGAGGCGGCTTGGCATCGTGCCATCCTGGATCTCGTCGCTGCCCTGGCCCTAATAGAGGAAGGTCGCTTTGTGGGAAACATCACCGACTTCAAGGGCAACCATTTTGCGGACGTTGAACTCGTTAAACTACTCTATGCCAATGACCTCCTCGTGGAGGTTTGA
- a CDS encoding AEC family transporter, whose protein sequence is MNDLLNQFLVVFQAVAQIGLVVLFAGWLVRRQILPASGVKLISDTVITVFLPCLIFSHIVGGFYPAEFKGWWILPLSSAVLISIGWAISFPLFSRTGEARRELMPAAFLQNAAYFILPLGKIILPEQFDEFARYVFLFILAHNPLLWLIGKHYFLKRGSGEPFHWKQLLSPPIYANIIALTLVATGARPYVPTFVVDTATFLGEGAVPLGTFALGATLGTIHINFRRYLKVAGLVAFQKLFIMPLIVLGAMALVPWLRSSPVLILLFILQGASPCATSLILQSKSYSEDSERIGTIIVICYIVCTFSIPLWVAISSTLYP, encoded by the coding sequence GTGAACGATCTCCTCAACCAGTTTCTTGTCGTATTCCAAGCTGTGGCCCAAATCGGGCTCGTAGTCCTATTCGCGGGCTGGCTGGTTCGTCGCCAAATCTTACCCGCCTCCGGAGTTAAACTGATTTCGGACACTGTTATTACCGTCTTTTTGCCCTGTCTCATATTCTCCCATATTGTCGGTGGATTCTATCCTGCGGAATTTAAGGGCTGGTGGATTCTTCCTCTTTCTTCCGCCGTCCTAATTTCAATCGGATGGGCGATCTCCTTCCCTCTTTTTTCTAGAACTGGCGAGGCGAGGCGCGAACTCATGCCCGCCGCCTTTCTCCAAAACGCGGCCTACTTCATTCTGCCGCTCGGAAAGATTATTCTACCGGAGCAGTTCGATGAATTTGCCCGCTATGTCTTCCTTTTCATACTAGCTCACAACCCCCTTTTATGGCTGATCGGAAAACACTATTTTCTGAAAAGAGGGAGCGGTGAGCCATTCCACTGGAAACAACTACTCAGTCCTCCCATCTACGCGAACATCATTGCCCTCACATTAGTGGCCACCGGTGCTCGGCCCTACGTGCCCACCTTTGTGGTCGATACGGCGACTTTTCTCGGAGAAGGAGCAGTCCCGCTAGGAACCTTCGCCTTGGGAGCCACCCTGGGCACGATTCATATCAATTTTCGTCGCTACCTAAAGGTCGCAGGCCTGGTTGCTTTCCAGAAATTGTTCATCATGCCTCTTATCGTACTGGGAGCGATGGCCCTTGTCCCATGGCTTCGATCCAGCCCAGTACTAATCCTCCTTTTTATCCTTCAAGGAGCCTCGCCTTGTGCAACTTCCCTCATACTTCAGAGCAAAAGCTACAGCGAAGATTCCGAACGCATCGGTACCATCATTGTAATCTGCTACATTGTATGCACTTTTTCTATACCTTTGTGGGTCGCGATCTCGAGTACTCTATACCCGTAG
- a CDS encoding DUF1611 domain-containing protein — MFRNLADALNQAELLLDYFVFGIAPAGGMLQSTERKLVREAIPSIRPRALS; from the coding sequence ATCTTTCGCAACCTAGCCGATGCCTTGAACCAGGCCGAACTGCTCCTAGACTACTTCGTTTTTGGAATTGCACCTGCGGGCGGTATGTTGCAGTCGACAGAACGCAAGCTTGTACGGGAAGCCATCCCGTCTATTCGACCTCGAGCTTTATCCTGA
- a CDS encoding pseudouridine synthase, which yields MRLKELVDANAYPWGEGVQIAALDGNGLIAVDKPAGILSHPNRKGEASGCLLNVPYDEEVQAFQLGRGPDADKPLYLLNRLDSATSGLLLMTVNKKLRDLIRDAFEKRRIRKVYEALVFGTSRREGSNLWKDRLSVSKSQGGLRASVGSGVTAETKLLSSQPIPGIPVMSLLTLSPQTGRTHQLRIQASKRGLPIVGDRTYGNFAKNKQVARSKGLKRLCLHCTETSVEYVLRGKKFHLRAISKRPF from the coding sequence GTGAGGTTGAAAGAATTGGTGGATGCAAATGCCTATCCCTGGGGGGAAGGGGTCCAGATAGCGGCCCTCGATGGGAATGGCCTGATAGCGGTTGATAAGCCGGCGGGAATTTTGTCACATCCCAACCGCAAGGGAGAGGCAAGCGGTTGCCTTCTGAACGTGCCTTACGATGAGGAGGTGCAGGCGTTCCAATTGGGAAGGGGTCCTGATGCAGATAAACCCCTCTACCTACTCAATCGGCTCGATTCGGCGACGTCTGGTTTGCTGCTAATGACGGTGAACAAGAAATTGAGGGATCTGATTCGAGACGCTTTTGAAAAAAGGAGGATTCGCAAAGTCTACGAGGCGCTGGTGTTTGGGACATCACGTAGAGAGGGCTCCAATCTATGGAAAGATCGTTTGTCCGTGTCTAAGAGCCAGGGCGGGCTTCGAGCTTCCGTGGGAAGTGGCGTTACCGCTGAAACGAAACTATTGAGTTCCCAGCCCATTCCGGGAATTCCTGTTATGAGTCTGCTTACTCTCAGTCCTCAAACGGGACGAACTCACCAATTGCGGATCCAGGCCTCAAAACGAGGGCTGCCGATCGTAGGAGACCGAACCTATGGAAATTTTGCCAAAAACAAACAAGTCGCTCGCTCCAAAGGATTGAAGCGGCTTTGTCTCCACTGTACCGAGACGTCGGTAGAATACGTGTTGAGAGGAAAAAAGTTTCACTTGAGGGCGATATCGAAACGGCCCTTTTAA
- a CDS encoding GatB/YqeY domain-containing protein has protein sequence MKFRLKELHQKARLARDANSTQAYGAALAAIQEGEVRANQDFDEAKMVAVVEKEAGKFKESAEAFAKAGRYEQAKELQECADLLSALLPSKLAEEVYPKLVSQAIALTGATSMKEMGLVMAALKKKHGSALDMRLASAAVKEALG, from the coding sequence ATGAAATTTAGGCTCAAAGAACTTCACCAGAAGGCGCGATTGGCTCGCGATGCAAACAGCACCCAGGCGTACGGGGCAGCGTTGGCGGCAATTCAAGAGGGAGAAGTCCGTGCAAATCAGGATTTCGATGAAGCGAAGATGGTCGCGGTAGTCGAAAAGGAGGCGGGCAAGTTCAAGGAATCGGCGGAAGCGTTTGCCAAGGCGGGAAGGTATGAGCAGGCGAAAGAGCTACAGGAATGCGCTGATTTGCTGTCTGCGTTGTTGCCTTCCAAGCTAGCGGAGGAGGTTTATCCGAAACTGGTTTCCCAAGCAATTGCCTTAACGGGTGCGACGTCGATGAAGGAGATGGGTTTGGTCATGGCTGCGTTAAAAAAGAAACATGGCTCCGCTTTGGATATGCGACTTGCTTCTGCCGCCGTGAAAGAGGCTCTCGGCTAG
- a CDS encoding Fur family transcriptional regulator, giving the protein MSSSEPLDVSAALKGAGLQVTAQRLAVHKAVSDHPHTMADEICDHVRSEIGAISRQAVYDTLNVMSEHGLIRRIQPAGLAARYEDRVDNHYHLVCRECGSLVDTDCENGRAPCLDAEDNHGYRIDEAEVIYWGLCPDCQSKAKS; this is encoded by the coding sequence ATGTCTTCATCCGAACCCCTAGATGTATCTGCTGCGTTGAAGGGAGCGGGCCTACAGGTCACCGCTCAGCGTTTGGCGGTACACAAAGCGGTGAGCGATCACCCCCATACGATGGCCGATGAGATCTGCGATCATGTGCGGTCCGAAATCGGTGCGATTTCCCGTCAAGCAGTATACGACACTTTGAATGTTATGTCCGAGCACGGGCTAATCCGTCGGATTCAGCCGGCCGGATTGGCCGCTCGATACGAGGACCGAGTCGACAATCATTATCATCTAGTGTGCCGAGAGTGTGGCTCATTGGTGGATACCGATTGCGAAAACGGCCGAGCTCCTTGCCTAGATGCCGAGGACAACCACGGCTACCGGATCGACGAAGCAGAAGTCATCTACTGGGGTTTGTGCCCCGATTGCCAGTCGAAGGCGAAATCCTAA
- a CDS encoding ThuA domain-containing protein, protein MLLTGQSSKYHNWELSSLLLEKRLSALDLFEVTKVVSPAQGEDFSGFNPEFASYDVVVLDYEGDSWPESARKGLEAFVGGGGGLVSVHATDNSFADWPAFNEMIGVGGWGGRGDDFGRKIHWFDGKAQLLNTPGSAMHPPKHDFEIVTRAPEHPIMKGLPVRWLHPNDEIYSRLRGPAKNVTILATAKADKGKVDKGTDNHEPMLMDIRYGEGRIFHTTLGHCNTKDDERVPSLNCVGFITTLLRGTEWAATGKVTQAVPYDFPAVEAVSIREQ, encoded by the coding sequence ATGCTGCTGACGGGACAGAGTAGCAAGTACCACAATTGGGAGCTGAGCAGCTTGCTGTTAGAAAAGCGCCTTTCTGCGTTGGACTTGTTCGAGGTGACCAAAGTCGTCTCACCGGCTCAAGGTGAAGACTTTTCTGGTTTTAACCCCGAGTTCGCGTCCTATGATGTGGTCGTCTTGGACTACGAGGGTGATAGTTGGCCCGAGTCAGCTCGAAAGGGATTAGAGGCCTTTGTCGGAGGTGGAGGGGGTTTGGTCTCGGTTCATGCGACGGATAACTCCTTTGCCGATTGGCCCGCTTTTAACGAAATGATTGGCGTCGGAGGTTGGGGAGGTCGAGGCGACGATTTCGGTCGCAAGATCCATTGGTTTGATGGAAAGGCGCAGTTGCTCAATACTCCAGGGTCGGCGATGCATCCGCCGAAACATGACTTCGAAATTGTGACACGGGCCCCTGAGCATCCAATTATGAAGGGGCTTCCCGTGCGATGGTTGCATCCTAACGACGAGATCTATAGTCGTCTACGGGGTCCGGCAAAGAACGTGACGATTTTGGCTACCGCGAAAGCCGACAAGGGAAAGGTGGACAAGGGAACGGACAACCACGAACCGATGCTTATGGACATTCGTTATGGTGAAGGTCGCATCTTCCATACCACCTTAGGGCACTGTAATACGAAGGACGATGAGCGGGTTCCCTCCCTCAATTGCGTTGGATTTATTACAACCTTGCTGAGAGGGACCGAGTGGGCAGCAACGGGAAAAGTGACGCAGGCTGTTCCCTATGATTTTCCAGCGGTAGAAGCGGTATCGATTCGAGAGCAATGA
- a CDS encoding peroxiredoxin translates to MKILRFALGSIILSLFTSMAIAGIDVGSTVNGVVANDDKGNLWSLDEHIGKKNVIVYFYPAAMTGGCTKQACAYRDQSVALNDADAIVVGVSGDSVNNLKLFRETNGLNFTLISDIDGAIAKKFGVATRDGSSIEREVDGVMHTLTRGITTGRWTFVIDKAGKVIYKDDAVKATEDTANVLGLLKKA, encoded by the coding sequence ATGAAAATCTTACGTTTCGCACTCGGATCAATCATCCTTTCACTATTTACTTCAATGGCCATAGCAGGAATAGACGTCGGCAGTACCGTTAACGGAGTTGTCGCCAATGACGACAAGGGCAACCTTTGGAGCTTGGATGAGCACATCGGCAAGAAAAACGTCATCGTCTACTTCTACCCAGCTGCGATGACTGGCGGCTGCACGAAGCAAGCCTGCGCCTACCGCGATCAGTCGGTTGCCCTGAACGATGCGGACGCAATCGTCGTCGGCGTCAGTGGAGACTCGGTCAACAACCTAAAGCTGTTCAGAGAGACTAACGGTCTCAACTTCACCCTAATTTCGGACATTGACGGAGCGATTGCCAAAAAGTTTGGCGTAGCGACTCGCGATGGGTCCTCAATTGAACGAGAAGTAGATGGCGTCATGCACACACTCACCCGCGGAATTACCACGGGACGCTGGACATTCGTCATCGATAAGGCGGGTAAAGTTATTTACAAGGATGACGCGGTCAAAGCGACCGAAGACACCGCAAACGTTCTAGGCCTGCTCAAAAAGGCGTAG
- a CDS encoding NAD(P)/FAD-dependent oxidoreductase, whose translation MTEPTCHTVTITLLLEQSDDESVWRQAAAEKIGVEPSLITEIRLKKHSIDARRAQIKVQLRLDVAVNGKLPPEPECNPSYPRIPSGAKRLVIVGMGPAGMFAALRAIELGWKPIILERGKDAIARRFDLAPILREGRVIEDSNYCFGEGGAGTYSDGKLYTRATKRGPVRKVYETFVEHGAPSRILIDSHPHIGSNLLPNVVRAMRETILASGAEVHFEMRVTGFIRSSNGEKIRGVSTKEGQEFLGDAVLLATGHSARDIYHLLERERVRMEQKPFAVGVRIEHPQPLIDSIQYS comes from the coding sequence ATGACAGAGCCTACTTGCCATACAGTAACCATAACGCTTCTGCTGGAACAGTCGGATGACGAATCTGTTTGGCGCCAGGCGGCGGCAGAAAAGATTGGTGTTGAACCGTCACTGATTACCGAGATTAGATTGAAGAAACACTCGATCGATGCCCGGAGGGCTCAGATAAAAGTGCAGTTACGCCTGGATGTAGCGGTCAATGGGAAGCTTCCCCCAGAACCTGAATGCAACCCGAGTTACCCGAGAATTCCAAGTGGTGCCAAGCGGCTGGTGATTGTTGGGATGGGCCCGGCTGGAATGTTCGCCGCCTTGAGGGCGATTGAGCTTGGCTGGAAGCCAATTATTCTGGAACGCGGAAAAGATGCGATTGCCCGCCGCTTTGACCTGGCCCCGATATTGAGGGAGGGCCGCGTTATCGAGGATTCGAATTACTGTTTTGGGGAGGGGGGTGCGGGTACCTATTCCGACGGTAAACTCTATACTCGAGCGACGAAACGAGGACCGGTTCGAAAAGTCTACGAAACGTTTGTCGAACATGGAGCGCCGTCCCGTATCCTGATAGATTCACATCCCCACATCGGGTCCAATTTGCTGCCCAACGTCGTTCGAGCAATGCGTGAAACAATTCTGGCGAGTGGTGCAGAAGTCCATTTTGAGATGCGTGTGACGGGATTTATCCGGAGTTCAAATGGGGAAAAAATACGCGGCGTATCCACAAAGGAGGGTCAGGAATTTCTTGGGGATGCAGTTTTGTTGGCAACCGGCCACAGCGCCCGCGATATTTACCATCTCCTTGAGCGGGAGAGGGTACGGATGGAACAGAAGCCGTTTGCGGTAGGCGTTCGCATTGAGCATCCGCAGCCACTTATCGATAGCATCCAGTACTCATAG
- a CDS encoding alpha/beta hydrolase, translating into MERNITKDIVFATVGDTSLALDLYQPKGKAKNGLIVWVHGGAWRSGSKDKVPILGLVDKGWTLASVNYRLSGQAHFPAQSHDIKGAIRFLRANQQEYRLRANKIFVIGSSAGGHLAAQVGVTNGQFQLEGSVGGNGNVSSDIQGIVSLYGASNLTTILNQSTPHGLSVRVPALEAFIGGQPEDLVKETQLASPVFHVDETDPPLLMIHGDQDPQMPINQSIELLGKYNELNLDVTFIPIHGAKHGGKAFFDAKRIEIMNQFLLSIR; encoded by the coding sequence ATGGAACGAAATATCACCAAAGACATAGTATTCGCAACGGTTGGGGACACCTCTCTGGCTCTGGACCTTTATCAGCCAAAAGGGAAAGCGAAAAATGGATTGATCGTTTGGGTACATGGAGGTGCATGGCGATCTGGCTCGAAGGATAAAGTGCCGATACTCGGGCTCGTGGACAAGGGCTGGACTTTAGCCAGCGTGAACTATCGTTTGAGTGGTCAAGCGCACTTTCCAGCCCAATCACACGACATAAAGGGCGCTATTCGATTCCTCCGGGCCAATCAGCAGGAATACCGTTTACGAGCAAATAAGATATTTGTAATTGGCTCGTCTGCTGGCGGTCACCTGGCAGCCCAAGTCGGCGTAACTAATGGTCAGTTTCAATTGGAAGGATCGGTGGGAGGAAACGGAAACGTCTCTTCCGACATTCAAGGAATCGTTTCCCTGTATGGAGCGAGTAACTTGACCACTATTCTGAATCAATCAACGCCTCATGGTCTGAGTGTCCGAGTTCCGGCATTGGAAGCCTTCATAGGGGGACAACCGGAAGATCTCGTCAAGGAGACCCAACTCGCCAGTCCGGTGTTTCATGTCGACGAAACGGATCCCCCCTTACTGATGATCCACGGCGACCAGGACCCTCAAATGCCGATCAATCAATCTATTGAATTGCTGGGTAAATACAATGAGCTCAATCTAGATGTTACCTTCATCCCAATTCACGGAGCCAAGCATGGTGGGAAAGCCTTCTTTGACGCTAAGCGTATTGAAATTATGAATCAGTTCCTGCTGAGTATAAGGTAG
- a CDS encoding SpoIIE family protein phosphatase, with protein MASSQEFPELLREIGLETFKIDLNDENASLENLTVSDLRKALNAACDSGQALKMKEGMESSLLFWQLMESLPDHVFFKDSKSRFICINHSLAHFFGLEHPDDAIGRSDFDFFQAEYARAKFDTEQEIISSDEGWCFREERDLQSDGSEKWVLTTKLPLHDLNGDVCGTFGISSDISQRKKAELELDQQRHLLETIVEILPCRIFVRDSGDRFVMINEEYRRAFDLETKEEVIGRKLTEIRDNEQAHRIEAMDAEIIKTGIAVLDELEFNKSLLGKERWVLNSKVPLMGRDGKPEGIVGMTHDITEQKNAEESARAAGKALAVKNKQFEAELFVARQLQEQLMSMGFNDQSTYNRIGKAWELEASYLYSPSHHLAGDFFYLIPIPDNKLGILICDVMGHGIKAALVTMLIRGLMLEAPVLLTDPGKVLKHLNDKLVVLAEDPEFPRFVTALYTVIDLNSGNVILANAGHPAPIWRVEDQSGTHFELCPTENMGPALGLIPEDTFTNNDFTLTQKTELLFFTDGIIEQKTKNGEEWGVENLEETVLDHESDELPVQLKAISQELKDLAGAEELSDDVCVIAVRLFPR; from the coding sequence ATGGCATCTTCTCAAGAATTCCCTGAGTTGTTACGGGAAATCGGTCTCGAAACCTTTAAAATCGACCTTAACGACGAAAACGCATCGCTCGAAAACCTCACTGTGAGCGATCTTCGCAAGGCCCTCAACGCCGCATGCGATTCCGGGCAAGCCTTAAAAATGAAGGAGGGTATGGAATCGAGTCTTCTTTTTTGGCAACTGATGGAGTCATTACCGGACCATGTTTTCTTCAAGGACAGCAAAAGCCGATTTATTTGCATCAACCATTCCCTCGCCCATTTCTTCGGACTGGAACACCCCGACGACGCCATCGGGCGGAGCGACTTCGATTTCTTCCAAGCGGAGTATGCTAGAGCAAAGTTCGATACGGAACAGGAAATCATTAGCTCAGACGAGGGCTGGTGCTTTAGGGAAGAACGCGACCTGCAAAGCGATGGAAGCGAGAAGTGGGTGCTAACTACCAAACTGCCGCTCCACGATCTTAACGGTGATGTTTGTGGGACCTTCGGGATCTCCAGCGATATCAGCCAACGCAAAAAGGCGGAACTGGAGCTTGACCAACAACGCCACCTCCTGGAAACCATCGTCGAGATTTTGCCCTGCCGCATCTTTGTTCGCGACAGCGGAGACCGCTTCGTTATGATCAATGAGGAGTACCGCAGGGCCTTCGACCTCGAGACCAAAGAAGAGGTTATCGGGAGGAAACTTACCGAGATCCGCGACAACGAGCAGGCCCATCGTATTGAGGCAATGGATGCTGAAATCATCAAGACGGGTATCGCCGTACTGGATGAGCTCGAGTTCAATAAGAGTCTTCTGGGCAAGGAACGTTGGGTTCTTAATTCGAAGGTTCCCCTTATGGGTCGTGATGGTAAGCCGGAAGGAATCGTGGGTATGACTCACGACATTACCGAGCAGAAAAACGCCGAGGAAAGCGCTCGAGCGGCAGGCAAGGCGCTGGCGGTAAAGAACAAGCAATTCGAGGCGGAGCTATTTGTCGCTCGCCAGTTGCAAGAGCAGCTCATGTCGATGGGTTTTAACGACCAATCCACCTATAATAGAATCGGCAAGGCTTGGGAACTGGAAGCATCCTACTTATATTCGCCAAGCCACCACTTGGCCGGAGATTTCTTTTACCTCATTCCTATTCCAGACAACAAATTAGGCATACTGATTTGCGATGTCATGGGTCACGGTATCAAAGCAGCTCTGGTAACGATGCTGATTCGCGGACTGATGCTAGAGGCTCCTGTTCTCCTGACCGATCCGGGAAAAGTTCTCAAGCACTTGAACGATAAGCTCGTTGTACTTGCAGAGGACCCGGAATTCCCCCGTTTCGTAACGGCTCTTTATACCGTGATCGATTTGAACTCCGGCAATGTAATTCTCGCTAACGCGGGGCACCCTGCTCCCATTTGGCGAGTTGAAGACCAATCCGGCACCCACTTTGAGCTTTGCCCGACCGAAAACATGGGGCCGGCTCTTGGCCTGATCCCTGAAGACACCTTCACGAACAATGACTTCACATTAACTCAGAAGACCGAACTTCTCTTTTTCACTGATGGTATCATCGAGCAAAAGACTAAAAATGGCGAGGAATGGGGTGTTGAAAATCTTGAGGAAACCGTTCTTGACCACGAGAGCGACGAATTGCCCGTACAACTCAAAGCGATTTCTCAAGAACTAAAAGACTTGGCAGGCGCTGAAGAGCTTTCGGACGATGTTTGTGTCATCGCCGTCAGGCTTTTTCCGCGCTGA